DNA from Cupriavidus necator N-1:
GAAATTGGGCATCACCATGCAGGCAGCCACGCCCTTTTCATCGATCAGCCGCGCCAGCTCGCCGATGTCGATGCCCTCCGCCGGATCGGTCGCCACCTCGATGGCGCGCATGCCCAGCCGTTCGATGGCATGGAGCATGGCGTAGAAGGTCGGCGACTCCACCGCGATGGTATCGCCCGGCCTGGCCACCGCCTGCAGGCAGAGGTTGATGGCCTCGGTCGCGCCGATGGTGACGATCACCTCGTTCGGATCGATGGCGTAGCCGTTCTCCAGGTAGCGGCGCGAGATCTGCCGGATCAGCTCGGGGCTGCCGGGCGGCAGGTCGTCGAGCATGGTCCACTTGGCATAGCGGCGCGCGATGTTGTTGGCGTACTGGTTGATGCGCTGCCACGGAAACAGCGAAGGGTCCGGATAGGGCGAACCGAGCGGCACGGCATCATCGGAACGGATCGAGCGCAGCGTGGAAAGCACCAGCGCGCTGACGTCCACCGCCGAGGGCTTGGCACTGGGCCTGGACGGGCGCAGCTCGAACACCGGCTCGCCCGGCCGCGCGCGCACAAAGTAGCCGGACTGCGGCCGGCTTTCGATGATGCCGCGGCTCTCCAGCAAGACGTAGGCCCGGATCACCGTGGTGATGCTCATGCGGTGGTGCTGGCTGGTCTGCCGCACCGAGGGAATCCGCTCGCCGGGCAGCAGCACGCCCTGTTGCACCGATGCCTCGATGTCCGCAGCCAGTTTTTCATATAGTTTCACGCTGCGCTCCCCTTTCCCTTGCGCCCCGTCGGTGCCCGGACCGGCCACCTTGCCGGGCCGCCGTCAGCTGAGCCAACGATGGAGATCATAGTACGGCAGGGGCACATTTTGGAGCTGTCCGGCACATTGGGGTTCGACCCGCACAAAGCCGCTGGCCTGGCCGAGCGCCGACACCGAGGCGGCGCCCTG
Protein-coding regions in this window:
- a CDS encoding aminotransferase-like domain-containing protein, with translation MKLYEKLAADIEASVQQGVLLPGERIPSVRQTSQHHRMSITTVIRAYVLLESRGIIESRPQSGYFVRARPGEPVFELRPSRPSAKPSAVDVSALVLSTLRSIRSDDAVPLGSPYPDPSLFPWQRINQYANNIARRYAKWTMLDDLPPGSPELIRQISRRYLENGYAIDPNEVIVTIGATEAINLCLQAVARPGDTIAVESPTFYAMLHAIERLGMRAIEVATDPAEGIDIGELARLIDEKGVAACMVMPNFQNPLGFQMPDEKKRALVAMLTEKDIPVIENDVYGELYYGEAHPSSLKAFDKAGIVLHCSSFSKTLTNAYRIGWALPGRYREAVERLKFLNTLTTPAIPQLAIAEFLKNDGYDFHLRRVRKAYAQQASIMAAAVRRFFPDGTTTSRPAGGYVLWVQLPEGIDAMEMYHAALEHRITVAPGHMFAPGATYGNCIRLNYSSEWTPGIESAVQTLGKIAQHLLARSRERAEEEHARR